In the Dictyostelium discoideum AX4 chromosome 6 chromosome, whole genome shotgun sequence genome, GCACCATTATTAGATTCTGTATTTGATGATAAGGAAAAGATTGCAACCATTTTAGCAAACTCTTTACATTGTTTAGTACCCTATTTAAAGTCTAAAACCGATATTAATCGTGAAAACAATACATACTATACCACTTGTTTATTCGCTTCATTATCAGAGTATCCTTACAATTTGAAATCCATTAAAAAGGATGTCATAGAGTTATTCTATGATCAAGAGTTATTTAAATCAGATTTAAGAACATTGGAACAAGCTAGTAAATTCATAAATTCAACGATGATTTGCGATAAGACAGCTTTATCGGATTTCACTAAAGTACTCCACAAACCATGGacaactacaaccacaaTGTTTACAAGTAAAGACactgaaaatttaaatagatCAAAACAATTGAAACGTTTATCATTCGTCATTTGGTGTGGCAATGAAAATCAATACCTCTCCATTCTACCATTGGTTCAAGAGAAAATCGTTGAAGCTTTGAAAATTCCTAATGCTGTACCACTTCATCTTCAAGTATTCTTTTGTTTACGTGTTttgttaattaaaatatctcATCAAAATTTACGTTCTTTCTGGCCAATCATTATCACTGAATTAATCGAAATCCTTTCAAATTCCGATCAAAGTGAATTAGTATTGGCAGCTTGTAAATTCTTAGATTTAGCACTCACCCTACCAACTATCACTGAACAATTCAATTTATTCGAATGGGTTTTTGTAAAAGATTGTTTTGTTAAACATTCTCAAGAACCACCTTTCTTACCATTTGTTgatcaaatttcaaaaagattaaataatacaacaacaacaacaacaacaacaacaccatcatcatcaccatcaccgtcaacacaacaatcaaataataataataataataataataatgtaaattttCAAGAAACTCAATTAGTATTAACATCATCAGGTATTGTTGAAACACAATTATTTGAAGCACCATATTTACGTCCATGTATTTTGATTagaaatattaatgaattacCAGGTGGtttcaatgaatttaaatcattctTGGCTCACTTTTCAAATTGTATTTATAGTAGACATTTACAATCAGCTAGAAAATCAGTGGattataaattcattaatgaATTACTTTGTTTTGATTTCTGTGAATTGGAACCTTCAAAACTTTATTCAACACCTGAATCAACTTTGGCTTTCGAAAAGAAACAATATCATGCTAAACAAATCCAGCTTCAATTATTACAGAAAATGAAAGAAAATGTCGAAAACAATTCAATGAATTGGTTAAAATCAgttttacaaaataataattctccACGATCAAGAGCAATTTCAATCTCTAGAGAAAAAGATCAAACTGATAAATCATCTgatgaataatttaaaataaataataatggaaaaaaaaaaaaaaaaaaaaatatacaattgCTACgataaacataaaaaaataaataaataaaattttaatatatatatatatatatatatatacaaatataatactcaattttttcattttgttttttttaatcatcaaaataaatatatatatatataaattgtCTTTAGAAgttgtaaatttttaaaattccattttaaaaataaatgttccAAGAATAAGATCTTGGAAATTATTTCATaagaattataataaaattaaaaactagttaataataaaaaaaaaaaaacccaaaacAGAAAAACATGAACGCGTTTATGTTTTTCACCACATTGCACCCTTTtgaaaaaacatttatttttttttatttttttttttatttttttttttattttttttttttttattattttaattttaatttttttttttttttttttttgtttttttttttttattatttcttttttattaacataataaattataaaaattttcattgttCAATAAGTTTATGTGCTTCgattttgattaaataaatattaataatattatttattctttttattttaaaataaattttttttttttttattttaaaaaaaaaaaaaaaaaaattaaaagatgagTACAAGTAAATACTCaaaaatgtaattattatttttttaaattttatttaatagataataattagtaataataataataaaatagatgaataaataataataataaaattattattttttttataataaatttaggATATCAAGTAAACAtggatataaaaaaacaagaattaagAATAATACATCAGATTcggatttatttaatttggtAATGCCAAAAGCAGATGTTGttggatttaaatcaaaacaagGTGGTATTTCAAGACAAGCTATATCATGGGCTAAATTTGcaagattaaataatttttatatttggttATTTTTAGCGGCAGTTGGTTTATTAGGATCAATTTATTTGGTAGCGgtagatttaatatttaaatatgttGTATTTTCATGGAGAGAAGCATTCATGAGCTTGACAGAGAATTATTTCTTACAATATCTTAGCTTCATTGCATGGACTGTTGCATTGGCGACTGGAAGTTgtttcatcattaaaaagATATGTCCTGCAGCTGTTGGATCGGGTATACcagatttaaaatcaatattctCTGGATTTTGGAACCCATTCGTTGTGGCACCTATGGTGTTGTTATGGAAAACCATTGGTTTGCTATTATCTTATGGTAGTGGGTTGTCAATTGGTAAGGAGGGACCATACATTCATATCAGTGCGACATTGGCAAATACATTACTCTCAATTAAACCATTCAAATCAATCGCTCAAAATGATACTCAACGTTCTCAATTGTTGGCAGCATGTTGTGCTTTGGGTGTTGCCGCTACATTTGGGTCACCCATTGGTGGAGTATTATTCTCAATTGAGGCCACTggtactttttatttaatttcaaactATTGGAGAGCATTTTTCACAGCTACTGTTGGTGCGGTCGGTATTAAAATCCTCTTGTCAAATCCTTCAAATGATCTATTGGAATCTTTTCGTACTCATTTCGCTGATTTAAATCTTGCAAGTGCTCAATTAATTGCTTTCATCATTTTAGGTGTACTTTGTGGTTTATTAGCTTCATTATTCATCTCTCTTTATactaaaatttataattggaAAAAACATAATGCtgaactttttaaaaagataacgtatgtatttttttttattttttattttttatttttttaaatttattaattattaattgttttttatttttttggtttattttattagacCATTTGGTGAAGTTATAATTGTAGCAGCAGCAACAGCAATTTTAAGTTTtccattaaaatttttaagattAGATCATGCGACAGCAGTACATACAATGTTTACAGCAACACCAGATAGTGATAATAGTGAGGTATTATCGGAGTTGGCAGTTTGGACCGATTCAATGCCATTCAATCATGGTATTATTTTAGCATGTTTTTTATATGTAGTTGTCAAATTGGTATTAACAGCCGTCTCTATTACATTACCAATTCCATATGGTATTTATATTCCATTGTTTGCAATTGGTTCAGCAGTTGGTAGATTCGTTGGTGAACTTATGTTGGTTTTATTCCCAAATTCAAAAGAGATTTATCCAACTGGTTATGCTGTGGTAGGAGCGGCTGCACTTTGTGGTGGTGCCACTAGAACCGTAAGTTCAGCAATGATTATTTTGGAATTAACAAACGATTTAACATATATGGTACCAGTATTATTGGGTGTAGTACTTTCTTGTGGTATTGGTAATCTATTAAATCATTCAATCTATGATTGTTTCCTAAAGAATAAGAATTTACCATATTTACCATTCTATAAAGCGAAATCCGATAGTTTAATAGCACGAGATGTAATGAAACGTGACCTCTACTATGTTTGTCAAAATACAACTTTATCTCAAATTTCAAATCTCTTAAAGAGAGTCGATGAACATTCAATTCCAGTAGTTTCCTCAGATAAtgatttacaattaattggtactatctcaacaacaactttaGAAGAAGTAATTGCATATCATGAACGTTTGCATTCTTATTCAAAATCACCATTATCTTTATCTGATAATGGTATTGatataaatgataatgacaataatgataatattaataataatcaaaataataataataataataataataataataataataataatagtaataatcaaaataattcacTAGTTAGTGAAGCAATTGAAATGAATGTTTTATCAGATtcagataatgatgaaaataataatttaataccaaatattccaattaatgataataatattattattcaaaataatataagaaataataataataataattttagcgataataataataattataataataataattataataataataataataataataatgataataatacgaataatgataataatataaataataattcaaacgATATAAATGAGTCAATCTCAGAGGAAACAACAATTGATTTAGTTCAAATGGAGTTACAAAATCCTTGGGTTGTCATTGATTCATCCCCATTCCAAATTCAAGAAACGATGCCAGTTAGAAAGATCGTTTTTATGTTTATGATGTTGGGCggtaatattttatatgttACCAACAAAGGAAAATTAACTGGTGTTGTTGCGAAAACGGAATTAGTgcatcaaaataataataaacattaaACATtactttattaataaaaaaaaaaaaaaaaaaacagttattttaatt is a window encoding:
- the clcF gene encoding CLC 1/2 family protein, with the protein product MSTSKYSKMISSKHGYKKTRIKNNTSDSDLFNLVMPKADVVGFKSKQGGISRQAISWAKFARLNNFYIWLFLAAVGLLGSIYLVAVDLIFKYVVFSWREAFMSLTENYFLQYLSFIAWTVALATGSCFIIKKICPAAVGSGIPDLKSIFSGFWNPFVVAPMVLLWKTIGLLLSYGSGLSIGKEGPYIHISATLANTLLSIKPFKSIAQNDTQRSQLLAACCALGVAATFGSPIGGVLFSIEATGTFYLISNYWRAFFTATVGAVGIKILLSNPSNDLLESFRTHFADLNLASAQLIAFIILGVLCGLLASLFISLYTKIYNWKKHNAELFKKITPFGEVIIVAAATAILSFPLKFLRLDHATAVHTMFTATPDSDNSEVLSELAVWTDSMPFNHGIILACFLYVVVKLVLTAVSITLPIPYGIYIPLFAIGSAVGRFVGELMLVLFPNSKEIYPTGYAVVGAAALCGGATRTVSSAMIILELTNDLTYMVPVLLGVVLSCGIGNLLNHSIYDCFLKNKNLPYLPFYKAKSDSLIARDVMKRDLYYVCQNTTLSQISNLLKRVDEHSIPVVSSDNDLQLIGTISTTTLEEVIAYHERLHSYSKSPLSLSDNGIDINDNDNNDNINNNQNNNNNNNNNNNNNNSNNQNNSLVSEAIEMNVLSDSDNDENNNLIPNIPINDNNIIIQNNIRNNNNNNFSDNNNNYNNNNYNNNNNNNNDNNTNNDNNINNNSNDINESISEETTIDLVQMELQNPWVVIDSSPFQIQETMPVRKIVFMFMMLGGNILYVTNKGKLTGVVAKTELVHQNNNKH